gagccaccaaggtgcccctcattatttgtttttattaatagaaAGTAGTGATTTTGACTCttctaggtcctttgcatttccatccaaattttaagatcagtttgtcaatttctacaaaagagTCAGCTGAGATTTTAATAAATCTTTtgctttgaaagaaaaacagttaGCTATCTAAACATATAATTTGCAGCTTAAAATCCCACCTTAAAAGCTctctttcttggggcgcctgggtggctcagtggtttaagcctctgccttcggctcaggtcatgatcccagggtcctgggatcgagtcccgcatcgggctctctgctcggcggggagcctgcttcctcctctctctctgcctgcctctctgcctacttgtgatctctctctgtcaaataaataattaaaaaaaaaaaaagctctctttcTTGATTTAAAGTTAGAAATATTATCTATGAGAGCAGAATCCATTTCACAAGTCCTTGATTATTTAAAAGCTCTTATGAATATAACACCAAAACATGCTTGTCTAATACTATACAAAAAGTTTCTTCTACTTATTAAATGTGAAAGATGCTAAGAGTACTTATGAGACTAACTTACTATGCTTTATATTATGCAttgttcttttcaaaattaaaaatgggagggcaggaaaaagaaataagtccATATGCACAAGAGTTCTTTGTGGAGTTAAATTGTGGCAGATTTTATATAGGatctttgatttgaatttcttaTCTTCTACTAATTTTTGATTGCTGTTAAACTAACATTAACTATAACTTATAATAAATGATATAGctatatcatatattatttatactaTGCTATCTAGTGTAAGTATATATAACAACATAACCATTATACATcgcaataaattttaaaataaaagaaatagcactgttggtgggaatgtaaacctGTACCACTGGTAGTGGTacagccactacagaaaacagtattgagattcctcaaaaacttggaaacagaactaccatatgatccagcaattccacttctgagtatgtatctaaaggaaacagaatcactatctgcacccctgtgttcactgtagcattatttacaatagccaagatatggaaacaacctaagtgtaaATGTCCTTTAAAggataaatggataagcaaaatgtgatatAGAAAGAGCTATAGAtactagaatattattcagccataagacaggaaatcttgctatctgtgacaacatggatagacattgagggcattatgctaagtgaaataagtcatacaaagacaaatactatatgatctcagttatatgtagaatctaaaatacaaaaacaaaaactgaagatactgggggttgccagaggcaggggaggATGGAAGGCAGGGGAATTAAGGAAATGGGTGGAGATGGTCAAAAAAGGtaaaaacttccaattataagatGAAGTTCTGGGGATATATATACATCATGGTGAATATAGTGACCATAAAAATTACATATCTGTGAGCTGCTAagacagtagatcttaaaagttctcatcatggCACAAAAATATAACTATGTAAATGATGATGTTAACTAAACCTTTAtggtaattttatatatatatatatatatatatataatcattgcTGTACACATTGGACTACTACaatgttatatgtaaataatatctcaataaaactggaaaaaaattttaaatgttaaagaaacaaagagactCGTCccttaaataaaaagcaaatgcaGATTATCAAATTTGAATATATAAGTAGCAGATTACCCTGAATTATTACCAGGTACTACTCAAAATTTCTGAGTGCTATCATTCAACATTACAGTATCATATTGACtttaataaaagaagataaaggTATATTAGTAATCTATGTTGTTACCTACCAATGTTATTAACCAAGATGAAGGTAATCACAAGAAACTAGTCTTTATGTGCTAatctttgctatatatatatagagagagagagaaaattccatCAACCATAAACTTTGATTAGTGAAATTTAGCTTGTGTTTCTTGGTACGGACTAAGAATGGtagaataaaatgatttttattagcTGCTTCCCCTTTTGGTATCAGGGAAAGCGTAGTGTTGGTTCTCTTCTGACTTCAAatcttaattatataattttatatattttatgtatataattatgcTATAATTTAGCCTCATAAAAATAGAGCTTCAAACACAccatttattatgtattattttcaaaTCTGTTGAGTTCAAATCAAATTTTCTATGGGAACTTGTGATACTTTCATTCACTTTCTCTTGAAAGAACTCACAAAAGATAGTGAAAATGTAGGGTGAAAATGTAGGTGGATCACAGGAATGCAAAAGCCCATGGCTCTGGGAGTCCCAAACAGACCAGGTTGGACCACTCACCCCAAACTCCAAAGGGAGAGAGATGAATGGTAGTGAAACAAGAAAGGGATTTATTTCACTGAGGCCAACACCAGTGGCCTCAAAGACTGTTTCCAAAGTGCTGACAACATTCTAGGTTTATATAAGGCAAATGTAGGACAAAGGTTAGTGGGTACATGCAGGTGGGCAATAAAGGCCAGATGGATCACTGTCTAGGGGGTTAGGCCTTGCTGCCTCAGGGCAATCCTTATTGCTTGAGGCGGTAGTTTTGATTCCCATCACAAGATGCACTCCCTATAGGGTCTTTTGCCTGTGTAAAGAGATAAGCTGGGAGGAAGAACTTAATTAAAAAGTTTGAGGTCAAAATGGTGGTAGTTGAAATCCTCTTTCAAAAAGAGtcaggtggggcacctgggtggctcagtgggttaagcctctgccttctgcctcagatcaagatctcagggtcctgggatctagccccatgtcccgctctctgctcagcagggagcctgcttcctcctctctctctgcctgcctctctgcctacttgtgatctctgtccgacaaataaataaataaaaatctttaaaaaataaataaataaatttttttaaaattaaaaaagagtaagGTACTGCACTATAGGTATACCATATTCCTATTTGTGTAAAGAAGTAGGAGGAAGTTATGTATTCATAATACTTAAGTGTTTGTGTTTGCACAGGAGTCAGTGGTGGAAAGACAACCTTTTTTTCACATGGGTCtggtttattctttaaaaaattaagtactaAGAGAAGTACTAAAAAGGCATCTGTCTCAAAACTAGGATTAAAACTTCTAATTGTTAAATTACATCAGTTTGTTTGAAGGAAACTCACATTTTCTAGTAGATCTTCTATCTTTCTTTATAAAGGCTGGTTTAAGGTTGAGTTCTGCAAAGTTGCCTGAAGGAAAATGCTGTGGATAAGAAAAATGCCATTTCAAAACTGGTTTGTTAAATGAGCTACTATCAACTAGACTACGAagacttattttctttcttccttacatTAATCAGTTGATACAAAGTAATGACTTTTATACCTATACTGGAGCCTCGAACTGCTTATATACTATCGAACTGCTTATATACTATCAGTACGCCATCACCTTATCAAATatttggggtgggaggagggcaggacagGAATAGAAATTTCAAGTAATTGCAAAACCCATCCTCATTTAGAACAAAGTCAAAAGCGTATTTTCTTCACGGTAAGCCAGAAGGTAAGatatggcttatttttttttaagattttatttattatttatttgacaggcagagatcacaagtaggcagagagagagagaggtggaagcaggctccctgctgagcagagagtctgatgcgtgactcgatcccaggactcagggatcatgacctgagccgaaggcagaggctttaacccactgagccacctagcgcCCCAAGATATGGCTTATTATAAGCCCTATACCTAAGCATTCTAGTTGCAGGATAAGGAAAAGTGGATACAATTAGATCATTTGTGGACTGGAGTGACGTCTTAACTTCTTCTTTTAAGTCTCCAAGGTTTTTTTATTCCCAGTTAATCACCGCATATTAATTATATGCAACACAAAATCACTCttgaaatatttctccatttgGTTTTCAGTGAACGCTACACTTCTCGTTTTCTCTTACTGGCTATTCTGTCTCCTGCCATGCATTCAGCAATGTCTTTTTGACCTTGAGCGGGTAACTTAATCACTCTGGACCTCGTAACCATAAATGAGGCTTTTAGCAGTCTTCGCTTCCTAAATCGTAATTCTTCTATAACTTAATTGTTACTAAGTACCACAAAAATAGTGCGTCTACGCTGGCCCGGCCTGAAACGAACCCACCCACACCTCGGAAAGGGCGAGCAGCAATGAGAATGTTGTAGAGAGGAACTTGGCAACGCTTTCCACGGCGGAAGCCAGGCTGGCAATCCCGGCCGAGCTCTCCACGCCCCGGCTAGAATTCAGAAAAAGTGCCCGCTTCCGTAGGGGAAGTGGAACCCATGACAACGCCGAACGACTTCCggcttggcgcaccttcccttcgGCCCTATAACTGCACTTTCGATAAACATACGGAGTCCAATATTTCCCTCAGGCATCTCCATGGTTTCTTTATTTCCCCCTCTTTATGGCtctatttgaaaataaagattaagCTGGGAGGGATTACAGATAGGCGTGGCTACGGAAAAAAGGAAGCCTATAAACCGACTTGGCGAAAATGCGGAGCGGAAGTACCTGGTGTCCTCGCCTCTCTGGTCGGAAGTTGCGGGACTGAATGGATTCCGGAGCCGGCTGCTGTAGCTTCTCAATCTTCATCTGAGGCTTGGCGGCTGCTGGGCCACCAGGTTCATGTGGAGACTCCCGGGTTCCCGCGCCGCGCTTCGTGGGGTCCGCACGGCGGTGGAGCGGCACACTCGGGCCGAGGCGACGACTGAGAAAGCGGCGGGCGCCATGGAGCGCGCTGTAGTGCGCTGTGTGCCCTCCGAGCCTAAGCTAAGCCTGTCGTTCGCGCTGGCCGACGGCAGCCACAAGAACATGCAGCGCGACCAAAGCGAGCCGCTGGGTCGGGCTCTCAGCCGGATAGCAACCAATGCCCTTAAAGGCCACGCTAAGGCGGCCGCCGCCAAGAAGAACAGGAAGAACCGGCCAAATGCAAGTGGTGGCGTGGCCTGTGCGGGTCCTGGGCCCGAGTCGACTGCGGCCTCCGAGCCCGTGGTGAAGCTGTACTACCGGGAGGAGGCAGTGGCTGAGGATGTGCTCAACGTGGACGCCTGGCAGGACGGCGCGGTGCTGCAGATTGGCGATGTCAAGTACAAGGTGGAGCGCAACCCGCCCGCCTTCACCGAGCTGCAGTTGCCACGCTACATCATGGCCGGTTTCCCGGTTTGCCCCAAGCTCAGCCTTGAATTTGGGGATCCCGCCAACTCCGTCTTCCGCTGGTACAAGGAAGCCAAAGCCggagaggcagagccagagggCGGGGGCCCCTCGTCATTGTCTCCCTCTTCACCCTCTCCTGGTTGGACGGAGACCGGTGTGAATGAGCGCGTCTACACGCCGTCCAATGCCGACATCGGGCTCCGACTGAAGCTTCATTGCACCCCAGGCAATGGACAGCGCTTCGGGCCAAGCCGGGAGTTGGAAAGTGTGTGTCCCGTGGAGGCAGGACCTGGCACGTGCACCTTTGACCACAGGCATCTCTATACCAAGAAAGTGACGGACGACTCTCTCATCCGCACGGTCTCTTACAACCTCCTGGCCGACACGTACGCCCAGACTGAGTTTTCGAGGAGTGTCCTTTACCCGTACTGTGCCCCTTATGCCCTGGAACTCGACTACCGCCAGAACCTTATCCAGAAGGAGCTCACGGGCTACAACGCTGATCTCATTTGTTTGCAAGAGGTTGATCGCAACGTGTTTACAGACAGCTTGGTGCCGGCCCTTGAGGCCTTTGGGCTGGAGGGTGTGTTTAGAATCAAGCAGCACGAAGGCCTGGCTACTTTCTACCGAAAGGCCAAATTCACTCTCCTTAGCCAGCATGACATTTCTTTCCATGAAGCCCTGGAGTCCGACCCACTTCACAAAGAACTTCTGGAGAAGCTAGTTTTGTACCCGTCTGCGCAGGAGAGGGTGCTCCAGAGATCTTCTGTCCTCCAGGTAGAGTACCTCTGCCATTCTCTTTACCTACTCTTCGATTTTTAGAGCAttggaagatttttttcagattttactgAAGGGTATTTGCTCTTATATCTTAAGCACAAAGGTT
The sequence above is a segment of the Meles meles chromosome 20, mMelMel3.1 paternal haplotype, whole genome shotgun sequence genome. Coding sequences within it:
- the PDE12 gene encoding 2',5'-phosphodiesterase 12, with the protein product MWRLPGSRAALRGVRTAVERHTRAEATTEKAAGAMERAVVRCVPSEPKLSLSFALADGSHKNMQRDQSEPLGRALSRIATNALKGHAKAAAAKKNRKNRPNASGGVACAGPGPESTAASEPVVKLYYREEAVAEDVLNVDAWQDGAVLQIGDVKYKVERNPPAFTELQLPRYIMAGFPVCPKLSLEFGDPANSVFRWYKEAKAGEAEPEGGGPSSLSPSSPSPGWTETGVNERVYTPSNADIGLRLKLHCTPGNGQRFGPSRELESVCPVEAGPGTCTFDHRHLYTKKVTDDSLIRTVSYNLLADTYAQTEFSRSVLYPYCAPYALELDYRQNLIQKELTGYNADLICLQEVDRNVFTDSLVPALEAFGLEGVFRIKQHEGLATFYRKAKFTLLSQHDISFHEALESDPLHKELLEKLVLYPSAQERVLQRSSVLQVSVLQSTKDSSKRICVANTHLYWHPKGGYIRLIQMAVALAHIRHVSCDLYPDIPVIFCGDFNSTPSTGMYHFVVKGIIPEDHEDWASNGEEERCNMSLTHFFKLKSACGEPAYTNYVGGFHGCLDYIFIDLNALEVEQVIPLPSHEEVTTHQALPSVSHPSDHIALVCDLKWK